The proteins below come from a single Mycolicibacterium sp. TY81 genomic window:
- a CDS encoding DUF445 domain-containing protein encodes MSLTEILLDFREHWIIYFSMPLVAAFVGWSTKIVAMEMIYRPLEFKGIGPIGWQGIIPRRAGKVGSTTIELLTANLLKPEELLSRIDAKEAVEVLREPLSASINDIARDVAEEIRPGLWDSLPEAGRQAILNRIHAQAPRITEKMLNEMQSDLSRFVDLQFLAVTTLVRNKEKLNKLMRGLSDDAMAFVRRSGIYFGLIIGTAQMFVWAIFKLPWIMPAFGFGIGLISDYIALNMLFRPIKPTKYLGFIKFQGLLHAQREKITADYARILSEDLFAPDILFDGILKGPGADKLFAMIAREVEAAIDNEIGGWTGTVVKFAVGTSKYNALKDRVVDLVVERLPATLLDAQDYAMSKIDLEQTIIEKMNQLTNEEYESILRPVFKDDEPLMVAIGAILGGCVGELQVLMIEFFTH; translated from the coding sequence ATGTCCCTGACCGAGATCCTCCTCGACTTCCGCGAGCACTGGATCATCTACTTCTCGATGCCTTTGGTGGCCGCCTTCGTCGGGTGGAGCACCAAGATCGTCGCGATGGAGATGATCTACCGGCCGCTGGAGTTCAAGGGCATCGGTCCCATCGGCTGGCAGGGCATCATCCCGCGGCGGGCCGGCAAGGTCGGCTCCACCACGATCGAGCTGCTCACCGCGAACCTGCTCAAACCCGAGGAACTGCTGTCCCGGATCGACGCCAAAGAGGCCGTCGAGGTGCTGCGCGAACCGCTGTCGGCATCGATCAACGACATCGCCCGCGACGTCGCCGAGGAGATCCGTCCGGGGCTGTGGGATTCCCTGCCCGAGGCGGGCCGCCAGGCGATCCTCAACCGCATCCACGCCCAGGCGCCGCGCATCACCGAGAAGATGCTGAACGAGATGCAGTCGGACCTCAGCCGGTTCGTCGATCTGCAGTTCCTCGCGGTCACCACGCTGGTGCGCAACAAGGAGAAGCTCAACAAGCTGATGCGCGGCCTGTCCGACGACGCCATGGCGTTCGTCCGGCGCAGCGGCATCTACTTCGGCCTGATCATCGGTACCGCGCAGATGTTCGTCTGGGCCATCTTCAAACTGCCGTGGATCATGCCGGCCTTCGGCTTCGGTATCGGCCTGATCAGCGATTACATCGCGCTCAACATGCTGTTCCGGCCCATCAAGCCGACCAAGTACCTGGGCTTCATCAAGTTCCAGGGGCTGCTGCACGCCCAGCGCGAGAAGATCACCGCCGACTACGCGCGCATCCTCTCCGAGGACCTGTTCGCGCCCGACATCCTCTTCGACGGCATCCTCAAAGGCCCCGGCGCCGACAAGCTGTTCGCCATGATCGCGCGGGAGGTCGAGGCCGCCATCGACAACGAGATCGGCGGGTGGACCGGCACCGTCGTGAAGTTCGCCGTGGGCACGTCTAAGTACAACGCGCTGAAAGACCGCGTCGTCGATCTCGTCGTCGAGAGGCTGCCGGCCACACTGCTGGACGCGCAGGACTACGCCATGAGCAAGATCGATCTGGAACAGACGATCATCGAGAAGATGAATCAGCTCACCAACGAGGAGTACGAGTCGATTCTGCGGCCGGTGTTCAAGGACGACGAGCCGCTGATGGTCGCCATCGGCGCCATCCTCGGTGGCTGCGTCGGTGAGCTCCAGGTGCTGATGATCGAGTTCTTCACGCACTAG
- a CDS encoding LLM class F420-dependent oxidoreductase, with the protein MDFRVFVEPQQGAIYADQLAVAQAAERLGYSAFFRSDHYLAMAGDGLPGPTDSWVTLGGIARETSTIRLGTMVTSATFRYPGPLAIAVAQVDEMSGGRVELGLGAGWFAEEHEAYAIPFPGLGERFDRLEEQLQIITGFWDTPVGEHFDFTGKHYTVKNSPALPKPAQAHPPVIIGGGGAKRTPALAARFASEFNIPFVDIDTLTTQFGRVRAAVEAAGRAPESITYSAAFVLCAGKDEAEIARRAAAIGREVDEMRGNSPTVGTPAEIVDKLAPFVAAGVERIYLQVLDMADLDHIEFFSTEVIPQLR; encoded by the coding sequence ATGGACTTCCGGGTATTCGTCGAACCACAGCAGGGTGCCATCTACGCCGACCAGCTCGCCGTCGCTCAGGCCGCCGAAAGGCTCGGTTACTCAGCGTTTTTCCGCTCCGACCACTACCTGGCCATGGCCGGCGACGGGCTGCCCGGCCCCACCGACTCCTGGGTGACGCTCGGCGGCATCGCCCGTGAGACGAGCACCATCCGGCTCGGCACCATGGTCACCTCCGCGACGTTCCGCTACCCGGGCCCGCTCGCCATCGCCGTCGCGCAGGTCGACGAAATGAGCGGGGGCCGTGTCGAATTGGGCCTCGGTGCCGGGTGGTTCGCCGAAGAGCACGAGGCCTACGCCATCCCGTTCCCGGGGCTGGGCGAACGCTTCGACCGGCTGGAAGAACAGCTGCAGATCATCACCGGCTTCTGGGACACCCCGGTCGGCGAGCACTTCGACTTCACCGGCAAGCACTACACCGTCAAGAACTCCCCGGCGCTGCCCAAGCCGGCACAGGCCCATCCGCCGGTCATCATCGGTGGTGGCGGCGCCAAGCGGACCCCGGCGCTGGCCGCCCGGTTCGCCTCCGAATTCAACATTCCGTTCGTCGACATCGACACCCTGACCACCCAGTTCGGCCGGGTCCGGGCGGCCGTCGAAGCAGCCGGCCGGGCGCCCGAAAGCATCACGTACTCGGCGGCTTTCGTGCTGTGTGCGGGCAAGGACGAGGCGGAGATCGCCCGCCGGGCCGCCGCCATCGGCCGCGAGGTCGACGAGATGCGCGGCAACTCCCCCACCGTCGGCACGCCGGCGGAGATCGTCGACAAGCTGGCGCCGTTCGTCGCGGCCGGGGTCGAGCGCATCTACCTGCAGGTGCTGGACATGGCCGATCTCGACCACATCGAGTTCTTCAGCACGGAAGTCATTCCACAGCTACGCTGA
- a CDS encoding sulfate ABC transporter substrate-binding protein, with product MSRKHISPLGVVGVVAIAVAGVLIGFKNIHGSSPDALLNVSYDPTRELYAALDPQFVAQYRKQSGVTVDIAQSHGGSGRQARNVIDGTSKAGVVSLALVSDVDKLAKRGLIAKDWQHRLPNNSVPYTSTIVFVVRKDNPKNIHDWPDLVKDDVSVVTPDPRTSGNGKLSVLAGWGSVTTRGGSEAAAHDYLAALFKHVAVADEGARGAATSFAVQKIGDVHLTWENEAIREVAAAPGELQIVYPPVSIKAEPAVAWVDANVAGKKTEAYAKAYLNYLFTDPAQDVIAKYGYRSINPQIQAKYRAQLPDIALFPVTAIAKDWDDAAEKFFGDNGIVDTIHIPAQRTVVGS from the coding sequence ATGAGCAGAAAACACATATCCCCGCTCGGCGTGGTCGGCGTCGTCGCCATCGCGGTGGCCGGAGTTCTGATCGGGTTCAAGAACATTCACGGTTCGTCACCGGACGCGCTGCTGAACGTGTCGTACGACCCGACGCGTGAGCTGTACGCGGCGCTGGACCCGCAGTTCGTCGCGCAGTACCGCAAGCAGTCCGGCGTCACCGTCGACATCGCACAGTCGCACGGCGGATCCGGCCGGCAGGCGCGCAACGTCATCGACGGTACGTCGAAAGCCGGTGTGGTGTCCCTGGCGTTGGTCAGTGACGTCGACAAGCTGGCCAAGCGCGGGCTGATCGCCAAGGACTGGCAGCACCGGCTGCCCAACAACTCGGTGCCCTATACGTCGACCATCGTGTTCGTGGTCCGCAAGGACAACCCGAAGAACATCCATGACTGGCCCGACCTGGTCAAGGACGATGTCTCGGTGGTGACGCCGGACCCGCGCACCTCGGGCAACGGCAAGCTGAGCGTGCTCGCCGGGTGGGGTTCGGTGACGACCCGCGGCGGCTCCGAGGCGGCGGCCCACGATTACCTGGCGGCGTTGTTCAAGCACGTCGCCGTCGCCGATGAGGGTGCGCGCGGCGCGGCCACCAGCTTCGCCGTGCAGAAGATCGGCGATGTGCACCTGACATGGGAGAACGAGGCGATCCGCGAGGTGGCTGCGGCACCGGGCGAGCTGCAGATCGTGTATCCACCGGTGAGTATCAAGGCCGAGCCCGCGGTGGCCTGGGTCGATGCGAACGTGGCAGGCAAGAAGACCGAGGCCTACGCCAAGGCCTACCTGAACTACCTGTTCACCGACCCGGCGCAGGACGTCATCGCGAAGTACGGGTACCGCTCCATCAACCCGCAGATCCAGGCCAAGTATCGCGCCCAGTTGCCGGACATCGCGCTGTTCCCGGTGACCGCGATCGCCAAGGACTGGGACGACGCCGCCGAAAAGTTCTTCGGCGACAACGGAATCGTCGACACCATTCATATCCCTGCGCAGCGAACGGTGGTGGGATCGTGA
- a CDS encoding SulP family inorganic anion transporter, whose product MSLLSNLKPGYDRTLARRDLIAGLTVAAIALPQGMAYALIAGVDPKYGVFSAIVVTLIASIFGSSSHLINGPTSAISLLVFSSLAFIDPENRTELFEALFVLGVLVGTIQILISVFKLGDLTRYISESVIVGFMAAAAFLLALGQLGNAVGVKDRGNGNMQVLYRTYLTLFHGDAINYRAVVLSVTAVVAAVVLRKLVQRYGWPQIDMLAVLVIAALIAYFSGWSTPGHGGKTAVSITGKIPASLPDFHIPVVHWEWLPHLSEGALAVAFIGLIEALSIAKAIAHQTQQKIDYNRQIVAEGLANLTGGFFQSLPGSGSLSRSAINFQAGAATRFSGVIASAAVAGALLLFAPLLSYIPKAALAGLLLVTAVRLVDFQRLVHTVRASRYDAGLVIVTAITGVVVDLDKAVLLGVALSILLFVPRASKLKIAELVVTPERVVRERVGDEPDNPAVLIYDIEGELFFGAAPEIEHALDALTERVKNEGTQFVVLRLKRARNPDAVGIERVERFLHDLTELGVTVLLAGVRPDTLDVLSNVGLRDWFPDERIFPEEEKEFSATLKAVRYAESRLVPARVGSDEELYYLV is encoded by the coding sequence GTGAGCCTGCTTTCCAACCTGAAACCCGGCTACGACCGCACCCTCGCCCGGCGCGATCTGATCGCCGGTCTGACGGTGGCCGCCATCGCGCTGCCGCAGGGCATGGCCTACGCCCTCATCGCGGGTGTCGACCCCAAATACGGTGTCTTCTCTGCCATCGTGGTGACGCTCATCGCGTCGATATTCGGCTCGTCGTCGCACCTGATCAACGGACCCACCAGCGCCATCTCGCTGTTGGTGTTCAGCTCGTTGGCGTTCATCGATCCGGAGAACCGCACGGAGCTGTTCGAGGCGCTGTTCGTGCTCGGGGTGCTGGTGGGCACCATTCAGATCCTGATCTCGGTGTTCAAGCTGGGTGACCTGACCCGCTACATCTCCGAGTCCGTGATCGTCGGGTTCATGGCGGCAGCCGCGTTCCTACTTGCCTTGGGCCAGTTGGGAAATGCGGTCGGAGTCAAGGACCGGGGCAACGGCAACATGCAGGTGCTGTACCGCACCTACCTCACGCTGTTCCACGGCGACGCGATCAATTACCGAGCCGTGGTCCTGAGCGTCACAGCTGTCGTCGCAGCCGTCGTGCTCCGAAAGTTGGTGCAGCGCTACGGCTGGCCGCAGATCGACATGCTCGCCGTGTTGGTCATCGCCGCGCTGATCGCCTACTTCTCGGGCTGGTCCACACCCGGCCACGGGGGCAAGACCGCCGTGTCGATCACCGGGAAGATTCCCGCCAGCCTGCCCGACTTCCACATTCCTGTGGTGCATTGGGAGTGGCTGCCGCATCTGTCGGAGGGCGCGCTGGCGGTCGCTTTCATCGGCTTGATCGAGGCGCTGTCGATCGCGAAAGCCATTGCGCACCAGACCCAGCAGAAGATCGACTACAACCGGCAGATCGTGGCGGAAGGGCTGGCCAACCTGACCGGTGGCTTCTTCCAGAGCCTGCCCGGTTCGGGTTCGCTGTCGCGGTCGGCCATCAACTTCCAGGCCGGTGCGGCCACCAGATTCTCCGGCGTCATCGCGTCGGCAGCGGTGGCCGGCGCCCTGCTGCTGTTCGCGCCGCTGCTGAGCTACATCCCGAAAGCGGCGCTGGCCGGCCTGCTGCTGGTGACCGCGGTTCGCCTGGTCGATTTCCAGCGACTGGTGCACACCGTCAGGGCATCGCGTTATGACGCCGGTCTGGTGATCGTCACGGCAATCACCGGCGTGGTCGTCGATCTGGACAAGGCGGTGCTGCTGGGCGTGGCGCTGTCGATCCTGCTGTTCGTGCCGCGCGCCTCCAAGCTCAAGATCGCCGAGCTGGTGGTCACGCCGGAGCGTGTGGTCCGGGAACGGGTCGGCGACGAGCCCGACAATCCGGCGGTGCTGATCTACGACATCGAGGGAGAGTTGTTCTTCGGTGCCGCACCGGAAATCGAACACGCACTGGACGCGCTCACCGAGCGGGTCAAGAACGAAGGCACCCAATTCGTGGTGCTCCGCCTCAAGCGGGCCCGCAACCCCGACGCGGTCGGCATCGAGCGTGTCGAGCGGTTCCTGCATGACCTGACCGAGTTGGGTGTCACGGTCCTGCTGGCCGGGGTCCGGCCCGACACCCTGGACGTCCTGAGCAACGTCGGGCTGCGCGACTGGTTCCCGGACGAGCGCATCTTCCCGGAAGAGGAGAAGGAGTTCTCGGCGACGCTCAAGGCGGTCCGCTACGCGGAGTCCCGGCTGGTCCCCGCTCGCGTCGGCAGCGACGAGGAGCTGTACTACCTGGTCTGA